Proteins from a genomic interval of Benincasa hispida cultivar B227 chromosome 7, ASM972705v1, whole genome shotgun sequence:
- the LOC120081671 gene encoding cyclin-dependent kinase G-2-like isoform X1: MAAGRMGGYRDYDMKDRDSSFDASGVTAKEGYERGRSGNRESNKNRGRDVRDRIRVRQKDIKEREAGNGSLRSSSRSDSGSSGGIASHGLKQKVLLVRTMDREPGELSSESGSDDATESRLRFKNSESAKVVENGIRSPPEKKRKFSPIVWDRDDKEETTSTKNKVAKAVTASSAPLPKEQKQSPNATLDTLDAMPAAPGRSKDPEYLQPSSLVEPSVGGLGSDEFSASGSPILPSSTLLRKPWHNDLEAENFGDDDYAPTRNISSSRWAAGNNTPGDEGEILDEEMPKRRKTTPISESLEAIKVQRKSLTPEIGEIMRQGSEAGTRSSESTEHGDRSRSSSANHYLGNDFEKEEGMDLGDEIRRMDTSSSRLDTDSEDETESPEEAEPSGPPPQRSVNMLQGCRSVDEFERLNKIDEGTYGVVYRAKDKKSGEIVALKKVKMEKEREGFPMTSLREINILLSFHHPSIVDVKEVVVGSSLDSIFMVMEYMEHDLKALMETIKQPFSQSEVKCLMLQLLEGVKYLHDNWVLHRDLKTSNILMNNQGELKICDFGLARQYGSPLKTYTHMVVTLWYRAPELLLGTRKYSTAIDMWSLGCIMAELLSKQPLFNGKTEVDQLDKIFRTLGTPNETIWPGFSKLPGVRVNFVKHQYNLLRKKFPATSFTGSPVLSDSGFDLLNKLLTYDPEKRITAEAALNHEWFSEVPLPKSKEFMPTFPAQHAQDRRLRRVMKSPDPLEEQRRKELQQGELGTSGLFG; this comes from the exons ATGGCAGCGGGGAGAATGGGGGGTTATCGCGACTATGATATGAAGGACCGGGATTCCAGTTTTGATGCTTCGGGAGTAACTGCGAAAGAAGGATATGAACGGGGGCGGAGCGGTAACCGTGAAAGCAATAAGAATCGAGGTCGGGATGTTAGAGACAGAATTAGGGTCCGGCAAAAGGATATCAAGGAGAGGGAAGCGGGTAATGGTAGTCTACGATCTTCTAGTAGAAGTGATTCTGGAAGCAGTGGTGGTATTGCTTCTCACGGATTGAAACAGAAGGTTTTGCTCGTCAGGACAATGGATAGGGAGCCGGGTGAGCTATCTAGTGAGAGTGGATCTGATGATGCCACCGAGTCCAGATTACGATTTAAAAATAGTGAGTCGGCAAAGGTGGTGGAGAATGGTATCCGTTCTCCAccagagaagaagaggaagttcTCACCAATAGTTTGGGACAGAGACGATAAAGAAGAGACTACTTCCACAAAAAATAAGGTCGCCAAGGCTGTGACAGCTTCATCCGCGCCGTTACCAAAGGAGCAGAAGCAATCTCCTAATGCAACGTTGGATACTCTTGATGCCATGCCTGCAGCACCTGGTAGAAGTAAGGATCCCGAGTACTTGCAACCTTCCTCTCTTGTTGAGCCTTCTGTTGGGGGCCTTGGCTCAGATGAATTCTCCGCAAGTGGTTCACCAATATTGCCATCTTCTACTTTGCTTAGGAAACCATGGCATAATGATCTTGAAGCAGAAAATTTTGGGGATGATGATTACGCTCCCACAAGAAACATTTCATCCTCTAGATGGGCTGCTGGAAATAACACTCCTGGTGATGAAGGTGAAATTTTAGATGAGGAAATGCCTAAAAGGCGGAAGACAACACCAATTTCGGAGTCCTTGGAGGCCATCAAAGTACAAAGAAAATCATTAACTCCAGAGATTGGGGAGATAATGAGACAAGGCTCTGAAGCAGGGACAAGGTCATCTGAATCGACAGAACATGGTGATCGGTCTCGATCTTCTAGTGCGAATCATTACCTTGGTAACGATTTTGAGAAGGAGGAAGGCATGGATCTTGGTGATGAAATTCGTAGAATGGATACTAGCAGTAGCCGGTTGGATACTGATTCTGAGGATGAGACGGAATCTCCCGAGGAAGCAGAGCCTAGTGGCCCTCCTCCCCAACGAAGTGTAAATATGCTTCAGGGCTGTAGAAGTGTTGATGAATTTGAAAGATTGAACAAGATTGATGAAGGAACTTATGGTGTTGTATATAGAGCCAAAGACAAGAAGTCGGGGGAAATTGTTGCATTGAAGAAGGTAAAAATGGAAAAGGAACGAGAAGGTTTTCCCATGACTTCTTTGAGAGAAATAAACATTCTTCTGTCTTTTCATCACCCTTCCATTGTTGATGTAAAAGAAGTGGTGGTGGGCAGCAGTCTTGATAGCATTTTTATGGTAATGGAGTATATGGAGCATGATCTAAAAGCACTCATGGAGACAATAAAGCAGCCATTTAGTCAAAGTGAAGTCAAATGTCTGATGCTTCAGTTACTGGAGGGTGTTAAATACCTTCACGATAATTGGGTGCTCCATAGGGATTTAAAAACATCAAATATACTTATGAATAACCAAGGAGAGTTGAAGATTTGTGATTTTGGACTAGCTCGGCAATATGGGAGCCCCTTGAAAACTTATACACATATGGTTGTTACTCTTTGGTACAG GGCACCTGAACTCCTATTGGGAACAAGAAAGTATTCAACAGCAATTGACATGTGGTCCTTGGGTTGTATTATGGCTGAATTATTGTCAAAACAACCACTGTTTAATGGAAAAACTGAAGTTGATCAACTTGACAag ATATTCCGAACTCTAGGCACACCCAATGAAACGATTTGGCCTGGGTTTTCCAAGCTTCCAGGAGTAAGGGTCAACTTTGTTAAGCACCA GTACAACTTATTGCGTAAGAAATTCCCAGCGACATCATTTACCGGTTCGCCAGTTCTTTCTGATTCAGGATTTGATTTGTTGAACAAACTTCTGACTTACGATCCTGAGAAG AGAATTACAGCTGAGGCCGCTCTTAATCATGAATGGTTCTCAGAAGTTCCTCTTCCAAAGTCGAAAGAGTTCATGCCTACTTTTCCTGCTCAGCATGCTCAGGACAG GCGTTTACGGAGAGTAATGAAGAGTCCAGACCCCTTAGAAGAGCAACGCAGAAAGGAGTTGCAGCAAGGGGAATTGGGAACATCTGGCTTGTTTGGCTAA
- the LOC120081671 gene encoding cyclin-dependent kinase G-2-like isoform X2 codes for MAAGRMGGYRDYDMKDRDSSFDASGVTAKEGYERGRSGNRESNKNRGRDVRDRIRVRQKDIKEREAGNGSLRSSSRSDSGSSGGIASHGLKQKVLLVRTMDREPGELSSESGSDDATESRLRFKNSESAKVVENGIRSPPEKKRKFSPIVWDRDDKEETTSTKNKVAKAVTASSAPLPKEQKQSPNATLDTLDAMPAAPGRSKDPEYLQPSSLVEPSVGGLGSDEFSASGSPILPSSTLLRKPWHNDLEAENFGDDDYAPTRNISSSRWAAGNNTPGDEGEILDEEMPKRRKTTPISESLEAIKVQRKSLTPEIGEIMRQGSEAGTRSSESTEHGDRSRSSSANHYLGNDFEKEEGMDLGDEIRRMDTSSSRLDTDSEDETESPEEAEPSGPPPQRSVNMLQGCRSVDEFERLNKIDEGTYGVVYRAKDKKSGEIVALKKVKMEKEREGFPMTSLREINILLSFHHPSIVDVKEVVVGSSLDSIFMVMEYMEHDLKALMETIKQPFSQSEVKCLMLQLLEGVKYLHDNWVLHRDLKTSNILMNNQGELKICDFGLARQYGSPLKTYTHMVVTLWYRAPELLLGTRKYSTAIDMWSLGCIMAELLSKQPLFNGKTEVDQLDKIFRTLGTPNETIWPGFSKLPGVRVNFVKHQLPAMGDSGTTYCVRNSQRHHLPVRQFFLIQDLIC; via the exons ATGGCAGCGGGGAGAATGGGGGGTTATCGCGACTATGATATGAAGGACCGGGATTCCAGTTTTGATGCTTCGGGAGTAACTGCGAAAGAAGGATATGAACGGGGGCGGAGCGGTAACCGTGAAAGCAATAAGAATCGAGGTCGGGATGTTAGAGACAGAATTAGGGTCCGGCAAAAGGATATCAAGGAGAGGGAAGCGGGTAATGGTAGTCTACGATCTTCTAGTAGAAGTGATTCTGGAAGCAGTGGTGGTATTGCTTCTCACGGATTGAAACAGAAGGTTTTGCTCGTCAGGACAATGGATAGGGAGCCGGGTGAGCTATCTAGTGAGAGTGGATCTGATGATGCCACCGAGTCCAGATTACGATTTAAAAATAGTGAGTCGGCAAAGGTGGTGGAGAATGGTATCCGTTCTCCAccagagaagaagaggaagttcTCACCAATAGTTTGGGACAGAGACGATAAAGAAGAGACTACTTCCACAAAAAATAAGGTCGCCAAGGCTGTGACAGCTTCATCCGCGCCGTTACCAAAGGAGCAGAAGCAATCTCCTAATGCAACGTTGGATACTCTTGATGCCATGCCTGCAGCACCTGGTAGAAGTAAGGATCCCGAGTACTTGCAACCTTCCTCTCTTGTTGAGCCTTCTGTTGGGGGCCTTGGCTCAGATGAATTCTCCGCAAGTGGTTCACCAATATTGCCATCTTCTACTTTGCTTAGGAAACCATGGCATAATGATCTTGAAGCAGAAAATTTTGGGGATGATGATTACGCTCCCACAAGAAACATTTCATCCTCTAGATGGGCTGCTGGAAATAACACTCCTGGTGATGAAGGTGAAATTTTAGATGAGGAAATGCCTAAAAGGCGGAAGACAACACCAATTTCGGAGTCCTTGGAGGCCATCAAAGTACAAAGAAAATCATTAACTCCAGAGATTGGGGAGATAATGAGACAAGGCTCTGAAGCAGGGACAAGGTCATCTGAATCGACAGAACATGGTGATCGGTCTCGATCTTCTAGTGCGAATCATTACCTTGGTAACGATTTTGAGAAGGAGGAAGGCATGGATCTTGGTGATGAAATTCGTAGAATGGATACTAGCAGTAGCCGGTTGGATACTGATTCTGAGGATGAGACGGAATCTCCCGAGGAAGCAGAGCCTAGTGGCCCTCCTCCCCAACGAAGTGTAAATATGCTTCAGGGCTGTAGAAGTGTTGATGAATTTGAAAGATTGAACAAGATTGATGAAGGAACTTATGGTGTTGTATATAGAGCCAAAGACAAGAAGTCGGGGGAAATTGTTGCATTGAAGAAGGTAAAAATGGAAAAGGAACGAGAAGGTTTTCCCATGACTTCTTTGAGAGAAATAAACATTCTTCTGTCTTTTCATCACCCTTCCATTGTTGATGTAAAAGAAGTGGTGGTGGGCAGCAGTCTTGATAGCATTTTTATGGTAATGGAGTATATGGAGCATGATCTAAAAGCACTCATGGAGACAATAAAGCAGCCATTTAGTCAAAGTGAAGTCAAATGTCTGATGCTTCAGTTACTGGAGGGTGTTAAATACCTTCACGATAATTGGGTGCTCCATAGGGATTTAAAAACATCAAATATACTTATGAATAACCAAGGAGAGTTGAAGATTTGTGATTTTGGACTAGCTCGGCAATATGGGAGCCCCTTGAAAACTTATACACATATGGTTGTTACTCTTTGGTACAG GGCACCTGAACTCCTATTGGGAACAAGAAAGTATTCAACAGCAATTGACATGTGGTCCTTGGGTTGTATTATGGCTGAATTATTGTCAAAACAACCACTGTTTAATGGAAAAACTGAAGTTGATCAACTTGACAag ATATTCCGAACTCTAGGCACACCCAATGAAACGATTTGGCCTGGGTTTTCCAAGCTTCCAGGAGTAAGGGTCAACTTTGTTAAGCACCA GCTTCCAGCTATGGGTGATTCTG GTACAACTTATTGCGTAAGAAATTCCCAGCGACATCATTTACCGGTTCGCCAGTTCTTTCTGATTCAGGATTTGATTTGTTGA